In Vanrija pseudolonga chromosome 4, complete sequence, a single window of DNA contains:
- the slc35c1 gene encoding GDP-fucose transporter 1 yields MSSSSSSNEEQTPRWKVAAVVSFFMAVAIVMVIVNKWVLKSSDLPLTFLFLQLVIAVVLLYAWGGASRTQWTVPRWSKDMVGKMLPVAAVNVVGLAFNIYCLRLVDASYFQVARGLTLPMTIALQAAQTGTRPTRDTLIACALVTWGFTFSFLPFPLGAGATGSAAEAPALGMVLGIASAAMVAVHAVLIKSALRHLDGSALDLAYWTNALSAVAIVPPVLLAESGRIYALLAGTEGDLRAFAIGSLVTGVVGFLICIAGLLSIKVTSPVTHMFSSAVRSVLQTILGVQLFGDLLNTSRVASIILILLGTLLYTWHKAQGAPPAAAPKPSDQAAAEEARAESEGLTAEKSEA; encoded by the exons ATGAGCTCAAGCAGCAGTAGCAACGAGGAGCAGACGCCGCGGTGGAaggtcgccgcggtcgtgTCCTTCTTCATGGCCGTGGCCATCGTCATGGTCATTGT CAACAAATGGGTCCTCAAGTCGTCCGACCTCCCGCTCACCTTCCTCTTCCTGCAGCTCGTGATCGCCGTTGTCCTGTTGTACGcctggggcggggcgtcgcGCACCCAGTGGACCGTGCCCCGGTGGTCAAAGGACATGGTCGGCAAGATGCTGCCCGTGGCGgccgtcaacgtcgtcggcctcgccttCAACATCTActgcctgcgcctcgtcgacgcctcgTACTTCCAGGTCGCCCGCGGGCTCACCCTGCCCATGACTATCGCGCTGCAGGCCGCGCAGACCGGCACCCGGCCCACCCGCGACACGCTCATTGCATGCGCCCTCGTCACCTGGGGCTTTACGTTCTCGTTCCTCCCCTTCCCGCTCGGTGCGGGCGCcactggctcggcggccgaAGCCCCAGCCCTCGGAATGGTGCTTGGCATCGCTTCCGCTGCCATGGTCGCTGTGCACGCCGTGCTCATCAAGTCGGCGCTGCGGCACCTCGATGGGAGTGCGCTGGACCTCGCCTACTGGACGAATGCGCTCAGCGCGGTAGCCATCGTGCCCCCCGTGCTCCTGGCCGAGTCTGGGCGGATCTACGCCCTCTTGGCTGGAACAGAGGGTGACCTGCGGGCGTTTGCGATCGGCAGTCTCGTGACG ggcgtcgtcggcttcctcATCTGCATCGCGGGCCTCCTCAGCATCAAGGTGACCTCGCCCGTGACGCACATGTTCTCTTCGGCGGTGCGCTCGGTCCTGCAGACGATTCTTGGCGTTCAGTTGTTTGGGGACCTTCTCAACAC ctcgcgcgtcgcgtcgatcATCCTCATCCTTCTCGGTACCCTTTTGTACACCTGGCACAAGGCGCAGGGCGCTCcacccgccgcggcgcccaaGCCGTCCGATcaggccgcggccgaggaggcgcgggccgagagcgaggggCTCACGGCAGAGAAGAGCGAGGCGTGA
- the DAK gene encoding Dihydroxyacetone kinase, protein MSDRHIFNDHTTLVARSLRGLVAAHPSLSLIPSLRVVYRAEHDRSKVSLICGGGSGHEPGTVGFVGAGLLTAAVAGDVFASPSAKQVMGGIKAVPSDEGVILIITNYTGDNLHFGLAKLMAQSQGIENVEIVVVGDDVSVPHSRGKMVGRRCLAGVILVCKIMGAASEASMPFHPLVALGRSLSANMGSVCMALDHCHVPGRSGEFAQIPAGRIEIGLGLHNETGVYNLPQPAPEDLIHQMLELILRQDDPERSFVRFADGDELVLFVNNQGGMSALEMGAVVDEALVQLEARGIVPLRIFNGVFMGSMNMPGISISLLNLTNVAADTGVPVPQLISYIDAPHAATAWPATEHIWPVPKGLAARTRTDKFTEVAAEEKAAVPTGPELTGNAAAIQRALTTAAADVVALEPDLTRWDTIVGDGDCGETCENGGKAVLEAVKNGLGRSGELVALFRELTEIIDEACGGTLGAIFSIFLAGLTTALMDEAAESPQPELNPALFGRVALAALDTLGQRTAAREGHRTVMDALIPFAHVLAETADLDKAAAASRKGGEATATLTAKLGRAAYVGDRTDTVMPPDPGAMAFVAVVEGIAKAFHK, encoded by the exons ATGTCCGACCGACACATCTTCAACGACCACACgacgctcgtcgcgcgcagcctgcgcggcctcgtcgcggcgcacccAAGCCTGTCGCTCATCCCGTCCCTCCGCGTTGTCtaccgcgccgagcacgaccgcTCAAAGGTCTCGCTCatctgcggcggcgggagcgggcACGAGCCGGGCACGGTGGGCTTTGTCGGCGCGGGCCTGTtgaccgccgccgtggcgggCGACGTgttcgcctcgccgtcggccaagCAGGTCATGGGCGGGATCAAGGCCGTGCCGAGTGACGAGGGCGTGATTCTGATTATTACAAACT ACACGGGCGACAACCTTCACTTTggcctcgccaagctcatgGCGCAGTCGCAGGGCATTGAGAACGTCGagattgtcgtcgtcggcgacgacgtgagcGTGCCGCACAGCCGGGGCAAGATGgttgggcggcggtgctTGGCGGGCGTGATCTTGG tGTGCAAGATcatgggcgcggcgtcggaaGCGTCCATGCCGTTCCACCCGCTCGTGGCGCTCGGCCGCAGCCTGTCAGCCAACATGGGCAGCGTGTGCATGGCCCTCGACCACTGTCACGTCCCGGGCCGCAGTGGCGAGTTTGCCCAGATCCCCGCGGGCCGCATCGAGATCGGGCTCGGCTTGCACAACGAGACGGGAGTGTACAACCTCCCGCAGCCCGCCCCAGAGGACCTCATCCACCAGATGCTCGAGCTCATCCTGCGCCAGGACGACCCGGAGCGCAGCTTTGTGCGCTTtgcggacggcgacgagctcgtgctcttCGTCAACAACCAGGGCGGAATGAGCGCGCTCGAGATgggcgcggtcgtcgacgaggcgctggtgCAGCTCGAAGCCCGCGGCATTGTGCCCTTGCGCATCTTCAACGGCGTCTTCATGGGCAGCATGAACATGCCCGGCATCAGCATCTCCCTGCTCAACCTCACCaacgtcgcggccgacacggGCGTGCCCGTGCCCCAGCTGATCAGCTACAtcgacgcgccgcacgccgccaccgcgtgGCCGGCAACAGAGCATATCTGGCCCGTGCCCAAGGGGCTCGCAGCCCGCACCCGGACGGACAAGTTCACCGAGGTCGCGGcggaggagaaggcggcggTGCCTACCGGCCCCGAGCTGACGGGCAACGCGGCCGCGAtccagcgcgcgctcaccACCGCGGCAGcggacgtcgtcgccctcgagcccgatCTCACGCGGTGGGACACTATtgtcggtgacggcgacTGCGGCGAGACGTGCGAgaacggcggcaaggccgtgctcgaggcggtcaAGAACGGGCTCGGGCggagcggcgagctcgtcgcgctcttCCGCGAGCTCACAGAGATTATCGACGAGGCGtgcggcggcacgctcggcgccatctTCTCCATCTTTTTGGCCGGCCTCACGACCGCGCTgatggacgaggcggcggaaTCGCCCCAGCCAGAGCTCAACCCTGCGCTGTTCGGCcgtgtcgccctcgcggcgctcgacacgctcggccagcgcaccgccgcgcgcgagggccaCCGTACCGTCATGGACGCGCTCATTCCGTTCGCGCacgtgctcgccgagacggcggatctcgacaaggccgccgcggcgtcgcgcaagggcggcgaggcaaCCGCTACCCTCACCGCCAAGCTTGGCCGCGCGGCCTACGTCGGCGACCGGACAGACACGGTCATGCCTCCCGACCCCGGAGCCATGGCCtttgtcgctgtcgtcgagggcaTTGCCAAGGCGTTTCACAAGTAG
- the trp4 gene encoding Anthranilate phosphoribosyltransferase, with protein MTAQTEFTPDTFKVLLKKLVQTPGDFSPEDCGLAFEHMVVQGASEAQAGAFLTALTLSGLDSAPETVAACADVLRRHAIPVKDLVPKNDVDDPHGHGMWDYRDSDKEGDRYRGLVDIVGTGGDGWDTYNVSTTAAVVVAGAGVRVAKHGSRAATSTSGSADLLISLDCRLSFPVDQIHDFLPASPFLFLFAPHYHPSLAHIAPIRRQLNFRTVFNVLGPLINPARPQRMVLGVAKRELGDTFAEVLRLLGVERAAVVCGQEGLDEVSIAGPTWIWRLENGQIAVEEIHPTKDFGLPTHPLSSVKGATPELNALTFNALLDNSPAPEHLANPAGPEDPSLESIRDYVLINAATLLHVSGRAKDWKEGVAIAREALESGGARAAFDGFRDASKRAMGEKGLDLPPAPEDDGGVAARNGFVKAWLHQRRSGYATPSSPFELQRSVAEGFPLGK; from the exons atgacGGCCCAGACAGAGTTCACCCCCGATACCTTCAAGGTCCtgctcaagaagctcgtccAGACCCCGGGCGACTTCAGCCCCGAGGACTGCGGCCTGGCGTTTGAGCACATGGTTGTTCAAGGCGCCTCGGAGGCTCAGGCCGGCGCCTTCCTCACCGCGCTCACGCTTTCGGGACTCGACAGCGCACCAGAGACtgtcgccgcctgcgccgacgtgctccgccgccacgccatccccgtcaaggacctcgtGCCCAAGAACGATGTTGACGACccccacggccacggcaTGTGGGACTACCGTGACTcggacaaggagggcgacaGGTACCGCGGCCTCGTTGACATTGTCGGAACCGGTGGTGATGGCTGGGACACGTACAACGTGTCGACCAccgctgctgttgttgtcgctGGTGCCGGTGTCCGCGTCGCAAAG CACGGCTCCCGTGCggccacctcgacgtcgggctcTGCCGACCTGTTGATATCGCTCGACTGCAGGCTGTCGTTCCCCGTCGACCAGATCCACGATTTCCTCCCGGCGTCccccttcctcttcctcttcgcGCCGCACTACCACCCCTCGCTGGCTCACATTGCCCCAATCCGTCGCCAGCTCAACTTTAGGACAGTGTTCAACGTCCTGGGCCCTCTGATCAACCCTGCGCGCCCGCAGCGCATGGTGCTCGGTGTTgccaagcgcgagctggGTGACACGTtcgccgaggtgctccgCCTCCTGGGTGTCGAGCGTGCGGCCGTTGTCTGCGGACAGGAGGGGCTGGACGAGGTGTCGATCGCTGGACCGACCTGGATTTGGAGGTTGGAAAACGGCCAGATTGCGGTCGAGGAGATCCACCCTACCAAGGACTTTGGCCTTCCCACGCACCCTCTCAGCTCGGTCAAGGGCGCGACACCCGAGCTCAATGCGTTGACCTTCAACGCGTTGCTCGACAACTCGCCTGCGCCAGAGCACCTCGCGAACCCCGCTGGGCCCGAGGACCCGTCGCTCGAGTCGATCCGCGACTACGTGCTCATCaacgccgcgacgctgctgcaCGTGTCGGGCCGGGCCAAGGACTGGAAGGAGGGTGTTGCGATTGCccgcgaggcgcttgagAGTGGCGGTGCCCGTGCTGCCTTCGACGGCTTCCGTGACGCGTCGAAGCGTGCCATGGGAGAAAAGGGCCTCGACCTaccgcccgcgcccgaggacgacggaggtgtcgccgcgcgcaacgGTTTCGTCAAGGCGTGGCTCCAccagcgccgcagcggctACGCGACGCCATCGTCGCCGTTCGAGCTGCAGCGGAGTGTGGCCGAGGGATTCCCATTGGGCAAGTAG
- the mcfW gene encoding Mitochondrial substrate carrier family protein W, with the protein MIAGAGAGLVSSIATCPLDVVKTTLQAQSIRKDQKGYEGVTKTCMRIYRLSGLRGFYRGLGPTIAGYLPTWGIYFTVYDFIKDRMARGLAASGRPDKYPSLIHVTAAMTAGATGTILTNPLWVVKTRFMAQAVLPPDAARYRTTWDAIKTIYRTEGLGAFYKGLLPSLFGVTHVAVQFGLYEKTKAAMTNDGQPLTPTSILVASAFSKMIASLATYPHEVLRTRMQPPGPATLYSPLVTGSTPPVVHSMGDATDGQHSVLRNRARWSPKKGGIVDTFRKIYRQDGWQGFYRGLSINLVRTVPSSAVTMLTYELIMRNLS; encoded by the exons ATGAttgccggcgccggagcAGGCCTCGTCTCGTCTATCGCGACCTGCCCGCTCGATGTGGTCAAGACGACACTCCAGGCGCAGAGCATCCGCAAGGACCAAAAGGGCTACGAAGGGGTCACCAAGACGTGTATGCGAATTTACCGCCTCAGCGGTTTGCGCGGCTTCTACCGCGGCCTGGGACCAACCATTGCTGGCTACCTGCCAACATGGGGCATCTACTTTACTGTCTACGACTTTATCAAGGACCGTATGGCGAGGGGCCTTGCCGCGAGTG GACGCCCAGACAAGTACCCCTCTCTCATTCATGTGACCGCGGCCATGACTGCCGGCGCGACTGGCACAATCTTGACCAACCCGCTGTGGGTAGTTAAGACGAGATTTATG GCGCAAGCCGTCCTGCCACCAGACGCCGCACGATACCGCACAACGTGGGATGCGATCAAGACGATCTACCGCACCGAGGGGTTGGGGGCGTTCTACAAGGGCTTGTTACCCAGTCTGTTTGGTGTTACGCACGTCGCGGTGCAGTTTGGCCTGTATGAGAAGACCAAGGCGGCGATGA CTAATGACGGCCAACCGCTCACTCCGACGTCGATTCTCGTGGCGTCCGCCTTTTCCAAGATGATCGCATCACTGGCAACATACCCGCACGAGGTGCTGCGTACGCGCATGCAA CCACCCGGCCCGGCGACACTATACTCTCCGCTGGTTacgggctcgacgccacCCGTCGTTCACTCGATGGGCGACGCGACGGATGGGCAGCACAGCGTGCTGCGCAACAGGGCACGCTGGAGTCCGAAGAAGGGCGGAATTGTGGACACGTTCCGCAAGATTTATCGACAGGACGGGTGGCAGGGCTTCTACCGCGGACTGAGCATCAACCTCGTCCGCACTGTACCAAGCAGCGCTGTGACCATGCTTACATACGAGCTGATCATGCGTAATCTATCATGA
- the denD_0 gene encoding D-erythronate dehydrogenase: MTIDTTPASNTVLITGAGGWLGGLLSDAILADPLTPNARLILADIVEPRAPATSTKANVITRKADLCDAAAIDALFTTPFGAPDTVYCLHGIMSRGSEDDFDLGLRVNVDSVRALLDRARRVEGAQRPKFIFTSSLAVYGGPLPDVVTSSTIATPEGAYGTGKLVAELLVNEYTRRGFVDGRILRLPTIVVRPGAPSAATSSFLSGIIREPLQGQQALCPVGSSLDSPELELAAWVASPETTIRNFVIAKHVPAASFLPHTRAVYLPGFTVTVRQELEALTEVAGPEALKLVSFKDDPTNRRIVSSWPARFDNDYPLGLGFTADAGGMVPIVRRFQAALEAQQK; this comes from the coding sequence atGACCATcgacaccacccccgcctcgAACACAGTCCTCATcaccggcgctggcgggtggCTCGGGGGGCTGCTGTCCGACGCGATCCTGGCCGACCCCTTGACGCCCAACGCGCGCCTCATCCTCgcggacattgtcgagccgcgcgcgccggccacgAGCACAAAGGCCAACGTGATCAcgcgcaaggccgacctGTGCGACGCGGCTGCGATCGACGCGCTCTTCACCACGCCCTTCGGCGCGCCCGACACGGTGTACTGCCTGCACGGGATCATGAGCCGGGGCTCAGAGGACGACTttgacctcggcctccgcgtcaatgtcgactctgtgcgcgcgctgctcgaccgcgcgcgccgtgtcgagggcGCCCAGAGGCCCAAGTTCATCTTCACGTCCAGCTTGGCCGTGTATGGCGGCCCGCTGCCCGACGTCGTCACCTCCAGCACGATTGCCACGCCCGAGGGCGCATACGGCAcgggcaagctcgtcgctgagctcctcgtcaacgagTACACCCGCCGCGGGTTCGTCGACGGGCGTATCCTTCGCCTGCCGACGATCGTCGTGCGtcccggcgcgccgagcgcagcgacgtCGTCCTTCCTCTCGGGCATCATCCGCGAGCCGCTCCAGGGCCAGCAGGCGCTGTGCCCCGTCGGCTCGAGCCTCGactcgcccgagctcgagctggcagCGTGGGTTGCCAGCCCCGAGACGACGATCCGCAACTTTGTCATTGCCAAGCATGTGCCCGCGGCGTCGTTCCTCCCGCACACGCGCGCGGTGTACCTCCCCGGCTTCACTGTGACCGTGAggcaggagctcgaggccctcaCCGAGGTCGCTGGCCCCGAGGCCCTCAAGCTCGTCTCGTTCAAGGACGACCCGACCAACCGCCGCATTGTCAGCTCGTGGCCCGCGCGCTTTGACAACGACTACCCCCTCGGCCTGGGCTtcaccgccgacgctggTGGCATGGTGCCCATTGTGCGCCGCTTCCAGGCCGCCCTTGAGGCGCAGCAGAAGTAG
- the nit-4_3 gene encoding Nitrogen assimilation transcription factor nit-4: MSKRDSSALTDTSAGSGDESAGGRGDSRGDSKQENTSNGTGDRKRDADEGIGRVQLACFYCRAKRIRCSGEKPVCSACSKTSAKCEWPAGRRRKRTRREMEEARRQEEAAQTAISLGGLGGIAPSRLSLAASGSSSGVSSTIPSVPSIPLPSPGIGRDTIDPWAITSAAANFTWPANFLPEVPAQDVFSFDVLGAPAPNVLSAAVQSGSSGLSSNNKVAPTKLDPTLAGFLDDNSPGTDLRLLQALENQQAYVSGDPNAGDDLELWYYRFSGSTAIHPGINRISLKLQKKGSGHTPTAATEDPASPQTSMGPPPAPADLWDANGLPHRHVWDPIFDKFTENIACHFPSVSRKRMTQRYDSGTQSAFLANCILAVGARFTKTDQPVAAAAPFVAKAQELVAPLLHLPAYDVVTGLLLLAWACYGQGSESGLWQYSGMAIRMAIDLGMHENSEIFESPAHLVRIRLLFWNLFVTDRVVAFATGRPASIPEDMIEIPLPENADFFPDRARDDKPLDEPVQPVPYVYLVRLMVLCGRISNVLNGRRGHARTLVASDEPLAERLAELQARLVSFYAALPDAMKWSADNFKHQHSRGNGGTFLSLHLWANAVLALVYHPDLLKSPSGVETPLGRSMPRNVRLAIASSRQICECMVFADLVSHTSYIASPVVVQPLYVAAMALIHEMRAAQASEAEGNASELFLVSMTRQNFTTLLKAILSIETNWAGASYVGSLLQKRSGISLRNAAASKRTFISLPDQGMLRRFTSDPNHPHDIAPATETSMRNSAARQSIKGEEGVDVVDGSGSLWLSDLLSGYSVGVYNETPADSFDFARLMALSGGVGGVLGTEVGGLGTDPVSPVAE, encoded by the exons ATGAGCAAACGCGATTCTTCGGCTTTGACCGACACCTCTGCCGGGAGCGGAGACGAGTCCGCTGGGGGGCGAGGCGACTCGCGCGGCGACTCGAAACAAGAAAACACGTCGAACGGCACAGGGGACAG GAAACGCGACGCAGACGAGGGCATCGGACGCGTCCAGCTCGCGTGCTTCTACTGCCGTGCCAAACGGATCCGTTGCAGTGGCGAGAAGCCCGTGTGTTCGGCGTGTAGCAAGACGAGCGCGAAGTGCGAGTGGCCTGCGGGGCGGAGAAGAAAACGCACGCGTcgcgagatggaggaggcgcgccggCAAGAGGAAGCAGCACAGACGGCCatctcgctcggcggcctcggtggcATCGCTCCATCACGGCTTTCACTGGCGgcctctggctcgtcgtccggcGTCTCGTCGACAATCCCATCAGTCCCGTCTATCCCACTACCGTCGCCAGGAATTGGGCGCGACACGATCGACCCGTGGGCTATCACTTCGGCAGCTGCGAACTTTACGTGGCCCGCAAACTTTCTCCCAGAGGTGCCTGCGCAGGACGTTTTCTCCttcgacgtgctcggcgcgcctgCACCAAACGTGCTGAGCGCGGCTGTACAGTCTGGATCGTCGGGCCtgagcagcaacaacaaggTTGCGCCAACAAAGCTGGATCCCACGCTCGCCGgcttcctcgacgacaactcGCCGGGCACCGACCTCCGGCTGCTCCAGGCGCTCGAGAACCAGCAGGCGTACGTCTCAGGGGACCCAAACGCCGGCGATGACCTCGAGCTGTGGTACTACCGCTTTTCTGGATCTACGGCTATTCACCCAGGCATCAACCGCATCTCGCTCAAGCTGCAAAAGAAGGGCTCTGGGCACACGCCAACGGCTGCGACCGAAGACCCAGCGTCGCCGCAGACGTCTATGGGCCCTCCGCCCGCACCGGCGGATCTGTGGGATGCCAACGGACTGCCGCACCGCCACGTCTGGGACCCAATATTTGACAAATTCACAGAGAACATTGCGTGCCACTTCCCAAGTGTGAGCCGCAAGCGCATGACGCAGCGATACGACTCGGGTACACAGAGCGCGTTCCTCGCCAACTGTATCCTCGCTGTGGGCGCGCGCTTCACCAAGACGGACCAACCCGtggcagccgccgcgccgttcgtGGCCAAGGCCCAGGAGCTTGTCGCGCCTTTGCTGCACCTCCCAGCGTACGACGTCGTGACAggcctgctgctcctcgcaTGGGCATGTTACGGCCAGGGCTCCGAGTCCGGGCTGTGGCAGTACAGCGGCATGGCGATCCGTATGGCCATCGACTTGGGCATGCACGAGAACAGCGAGATCTTTGAGTCTCCCGCCCACCTCGTTCGCATCCGCCTGCTGTTCTGGAACCTGTTCGTGACGGACCGCGTCGTGGCCTTCGCGACAGGCCGCCCAGCAAGCATCCCAGAAGACATGATCGAGATCCCGCTACCCGAGAACGCCGATTTCTTCCCCGATCGCGCACGCGACGAcaagccgctcgacgagcccgtccAGCCCGTGCCGTACGTCTACCTCGTGCGGCTAATGGTGCTGTGTGGACGGATAAGCAACGTGCTGaacgggcggcggggccaTGCGCGCACGCTTGTGGCGTCTGAcgagccgctcgccgagagaCTCGCTGAGCTGCAGGCCCGCCTGGTCAGCTTCTACGCCGCGCTTCCAGACGCAATGAAATGGAGCGCCGACAACTTCAAGCACCAGCACTCgcgcggcaacggcggcacgTTCTTGTCGCTCCATCTCTGGGCGAACGctgtcctcgcgctcgtgtacCACCCCGACCTGCTCAAGTCACCTTCTGGTGTGGAGACGCCTCTTGGCCGCAGCATGCCACGCAACGTGCGTCTTGCCATTGCAAGCAGTCGCCAGATCTGCGAGTGCATGGTgttcgccgacctcgtcagCCACACATCGTACATTGCGTCGCCGGTGGTCGTGCAGCCGCTGTACGTGGCCGCCATGGCGCTCATTCACGAGATGCGTGCCgcgcaggcgagcgaggcggaggggaaTGCCAGCGAGCTGTTCCTTGTGTCGATGACACGCCAGAACTTTACGACGCTGCTCAAGGCGATCCTGAGCATCGAAACCAACTGGGCCGGTGCGAGCTACGTCGGGTCGCTACTTCAGAAGC GCTCTGGTATCTCGTTGCGCAACGCAGCAGCGTCCAAGCGGACCTTCATTTCGCTCCCCGACCAGGGTATGCTTCGGCGCTTCACGAGCGACCCGAATCACCCGCACGACATTGCGCCGGCCACCGAGACGTCTATGCGGAACTCTGCGGCACGGCAGAGCATCAAAGGAGAAGAGGGTGTGGATGTGGTGGACGGAagtg GCTCGCTCTGGCTATCCGACCTGCTGAGCGGATACTCGGTCGGAGTGTACAACGAAACTCCGGCAGACAGCTTTGACTTTGCGCGCCTGATGGCGCTGAgcgggggtgtgggcggTGTCTTGggcaccgaggtcggcggctTAGGCACCGACCCGGTGTCGCCGGTGGCGGAGTAG
- the pnk1 gene encoding Bifunctional polynucleotide phosphatase/kinase, with protein sequence MREVKRSSSGSAPPAKKVHSFFTQPAGGSGAGPSRGTFDKDASASLVHYHYLDPLGDTPPTAPVELVLYDLDGTLIKPSSGAKFPKDRNDWMWWNPIVPKHIKDEIKSGKHVIVLSNQGHKAPKIRNEWRAKLPLISAKLGDLPFRVLGALEKDIYRKPNTGMFDFVAKLYKDRGWEIDMDKVVYVGDAAGRKRDHNNTDLTMALNAGIKFYTPEEHFLGETKAYPHPPDSFRPSNSPALQDNLPPVVPSNTPIARDKMEIVVFTGIPASGKTSFYRRHFTSYEHINQDTLRTRDACVRAARKKLEEGKSVVVDNTNRNKATRAVYVALAKEQGVPIRLFHFTTPPELAKHNNVYRALHAPADEPKRELLPALAFGSYTADFELPKLNEGFEEIRTVNFVWEGDEEQRKLWDRYLQ encoded by the exons ATGAGGGAAGTGAAACGAAGCTCGTCGGGCTCAGCTCCTCCAGCGAAGAAGG TCCACTCCTTCTTCACGCAGCCGGCgggaggcagcggcgctggCCCATCGCGCGGCACATTCGACAAGGATGCCTCTGCATCCCTAGTTCACTACCACTATCTCGACCCGCTGGGGGACACGCCACCGACCGCCCCAGTGGAGCTCGTCCTATACGATCTCGACGGCACTCTCATCAAGCCGAGCAGCGGAGCCAAGTTTCCCAAGGACCGCAATGACTGGATGTGGTGGAATCCCATCGTGCCAAAGCACATCAAGGACGAGATCAAGAGTGGCAAACATGTCATCGTCCTCTCCAACCAGGGACACAAGGCGCCCAAGATTCGCAACGAGTGGCGCGCGAAGCTGCCGCTGATTTCAGCCAAG ctcggcgacctcccCTTTCGGGTGCTGGGTGCTCTTGAGAAGGACATCTACCGCAAACCCAACACTGGCATGTTCGACTTTGTTGCCAAGCTGTACAAGGACAGGGGATGGGAGATCG ACATGGACAAGGTAGTCTACGTTGGCGACGCAGCGGGCCGGAAGAGGGACCATAACAATACCGACCTCACCATGGCCCTTAATGCTGGAATCAAGTTCTACACACCGGAA GAGCACTTCCTTGGCGAGACCAAAGCGTACCCTCATCCACCAGACTCCTTTCGGCCGTCCAACTCGCCCGCACTACAGGACAACT TGCCGCCAGTTGTTCCATCTAATACCCCTATTGCGAGGGATAAAATGGAGATAGTAGTCTTCACTGGCATCCC CGCCTCCGGCAAGACGAGCTTCTACCGCCGCCACTTTACAAGTTATGAGCACATCAACCAGGACACTCTACGGACCAGGGACGCGTGCGTGAGAGCAGCACGCAAGAAGTTGGAGGAGGGGAAGTCGGTCGTTGTTG ATAACACGAACCGGAACAAGGCTACCCGAGCGGTGTATGTGGCGCTGGCAAAGGAACAAGGCGTGCCGATCAG GCTGTTCCACTTCACCACCCCTCCAGAGCTGGCGAAGCACAATAACGTATACCGGGCACTGCACGCCCCAGCGGATGAGCCAAAGCGCGAGCTGTTGCCGGCTCTGGCGTTCGGTAGTTATACTGCCGACTTTGAGCTGCCAAAGCTAAACGAAGGGTTTGAAGAGATCCGCACTGTCAACTTTGTGtgggagggcgacgaggagcagcgcaagCTCTGGGACCGTTACCTGCAATAG